A single window of Methanobacterium sp. DNA harbors:
- a CDS encoding Gfo/Idh/MocA family oxidoreductase translates to MSDLKVGVVGCGLISQLRHIPAYKKLKGVQLQAVCDLNEDLARETAEKFKVPNFYTKTSKMFADEDLDIVDICVPPQIHAPIAVEAMESGSHVIMEKPMALNASDCEEMIRIAEEKDLKLSVVHNDLFHPPFIKAKEMVHKGEIGEFRGMRIFLSTPKHDMIDLKDHWYHKLPGGVIGETGPHISYMSLEFLENIKNVDVFAKSFLNYDWAPHDDFRIEIEAENGFSSVALTYTTNYWAATIDIIGSKAMLHIDLDAMQLVKHKLGELSYMPVAKQSLGHVGQRIGSTLSTTINVLSGRQKIGTEIVVEKFVESILNGDPLPVAAQEGLEATKLMEDIVGTYKKKYGLE, encoded by the coding sequence ATGAGCGATCTTAAAGTAGGGGTCGTAGGTTGTGGCTTAATATCACAATTAAGACATATACCTGCATATAAAAAACTTAAAGGTGTTCAACTTCAAGCAGTTTGTGATTTAAATGAAGATTTAGCAAGAGAAACAGCAGAAAAATTCAAGGTTCCAAATTTTTACACTAAAACTTCAAAAATGTTTGCAGATGAAGATCTGGATATTGTTGACATTTGTGTTCCTCCCCAAATCCACGCACCAATAGCAGTTGAGGCTATGGAAAGTGGTTCTCATGTAATAATGGAAAAACCAATGGCTCTCAACGCTTCTGATTGTGAAGAGATGATAAGAATAGCTGAAGAAAAAGATTTGAAGCTTTCTGTAGTTCACAACGATCTTTTCCACCCGCCATTCATAAAAGCTAAAGAAATGGTTCATAAGGGCGAAATTGGTGAATTTAGAGGTATGAGAATATTTTTATCCACTCCAAAACATGATATGATTGATCTTAAAGATCATTGGTATCATAAACTCCCGGGGGGAGTGATTGGGGAAACAGGACCACACATATCTTACATGTCACTTGAGTTTTTGGAAAACATAAAAAATGTTGATGTATTCGCAAAGAGTTTCTTGAATTATGATTGGGCGCCGCATGATGATTTCAGGATAGAGATCGAAGCTGAAAATGGATTCAGTTCAGTAGCTTTAACATATACCACTAATTATTGGGCTGCAACAATTGATATCATTGGCAGTAAAGCCATGTTACATATAGACTTGGATGCGATGCAACTAGTTAAGCATAAACTTGGTGAATTGAGTTATATGCCGGTTGCCAAACAATCTTTAGGTCATGTAGGGCAAAGAATTGGTAGTACATTATCTACCACAATAAATGTTCTTTCTGGAAGGCAAAAAATTGGAACAGAGATTGTGGTTGAAAAATTCGTGGAGAGCATTCTTAATGGAGATCCGCTTCCTGTAGCTGCTCAGGAAGGATTGGAAGCTACTAAGTTGATGGAAGATATTGTTGGAACGTATAAGAAGAAATACGGGTTGGAATAA